A genome region from Trichoderma asperellum chromosome 7, complete sequence includes the following:
- a CDS encoding uncharacterized protein (EggNog:ENOG41): protein MAPLEYSIPQGSLVLVTGANGYIGSHVVDQLLELGYNVRGTVRDKKPWLDEFFEKKYGKGRFESVAVKAIEEVGAFSTAAEGASGVVHVASDVSFETDPNKVISIAVQGTLNALEAASKQTSVKRFVITSSSAAVINPEPNRKGVKIDENTWNDSAVKLAWSDHVMEGLPKGFEGAIIYSASKTEAERAAWKWVEENKPNFVLNTVQPNFNFGQVLIPEHQSGSTMGFVRNFFKGDFTILTFPPQHYIDVKDCARLHVAGLLDPSVKNQRIFGLVHEFNWTDVLAILRKIRPELELPKAPENEPRDYTEVIPKDKSEKLLKDFFGQPGWTSLEDSLKAGLADL, encoded by the exons ATGGCGCCTCTCGAGTACTCTATTCCACAAGGAAGTTTGGTGTTAGTCACCGGAGCCAATGGATATATTGGGTCACACGTAGTCGATCAACTACTTGAGTTGGGATACAATGTCCGAGGCACTGTCAGAGACAAAAAGCCATGGCTAGATGAGTTCTTTGAAAAGAAATATGGCAAAGGCCGGTTCGAGAGTGTTGCTGTTAAAGCAATAGAAGAAGTTGGAGCCTTTTCAACTGCTGCAGAGGGAGCCAGTGGAGTTGTTCACGTG GCTTCGGATGTCTCTTTTGAAACTGATCCCAATAAAGTAATTTCGATCGCAGTGCAGGGCACGCTTAACGCTCTCGAGGCAGCTTCCAAACAAACTTCAGTAAAACGTTTTGTGATTACAtcgtcttctgctgctgtaaTTAATCCCGAGCCAAATAGAAAAGGTGTCAAAATTGATGAGA ATACGTGGAACGATAGTGCGGTCAAGCTTGCATGGAGCGACCATGTGATGGAAGGTTTGCCTAAAGGTTTTGAAGGCGCTATTATATACTCGGCCTCGAAGACCGAAGCAGAACGGGCCGCATGGAAGTGGGTTGAAGAGAACAAACCTAATTTTGTTCTCAACACAGTACAACCTAACTTCAAT TTCGGGCAAGTTTTGATACCAGAACATCAATCCGGTTCAACAATGGGCTTTGTTCGCAATTTCTTCAAAGGCGACTTCACCATTCTCACGTTCCCCCCTC AACATTATATTGACGTAAAGGACTGCGCTCGTCTGCATGTGGCCGGCTTGCTTGATCCAAGTGTCAAAAACCAACGCATCTTCGGCCTTGTCCACGAATTTAATTGGACAGACGTTTTAGCAATCTTGCGTAAAATACGCCCTGAATTGGAGCTGCCTAAGGCCCCCGAAAATGAGCCTCGGGACTATACAGAGGTTATACCAAAAGATAAATCCGAGAAGCTTCTGAAGGACTTTTTCGGCCAGCCAGGCTGGACATCTCTAGAAGACAGTCTGAAAGCCGGTCTTGCGGACCTTTGA
- a CDS encoding uncharacterized protein (EggNog:ENOG41~TransMembrane:11 (o25-46i58-81o87-109i121-141o153-171i191-213o225-249i256-275o281-306i318-339o359-378i)) — protein sequence MLVGACIYVLFHLTTGFMRTADTVIVMRALSGIGGGIMAPNLVAMLTITFPPGLMRNVWVGMFGAMGPVGAAGGTVFPGFFGQLTEWWWLFFFLAIFGAVVFGATSFILPPDGVPMDAAGTVDYVGAYFGVAGLVLFNFVWTQAAVVGWEEPYVYALLIVSVLHFGIFVLWEGKFAREPILPLGIWTSPSFGPMVLSAFMSFMGVGIFLYYVQIWNIEIRHYSNLLTAAANSAFAIVGTCGCFVSAIAVRYLPAQVVMATGAVAAVVAGVIFATMPAQQTYWAECFPAFIIMGFSPDFIFTATQIITSNSVQRKHQGIAGSLMGTIQMYGLSTGLGFAGTVERYTNDGGRDQVGGIRHALYLTIGSTRRLG from the exons ATGCTTGTCGGTGCCTGTATATACGTTTTGTTTCATCTAACCACTGGATTTATGAGAACTGCCGACACTGTTATTGTTATGCGTGCTCTCAGCGGCATCGGTGGAGGAATCATGGCCCCCAACCTCGTGGCTATGCTCACCATCACTTTTCCCCCTGGCCTCATGCGTAATGTATGGGTTGGCATGTTTGGTGCCATGGGCCCGGTAGGTGCAGCTGGCGGAACCGTGTTCCCCGGCTTTTTCGGCCAATTAACGGAGTGGTGGTggctattcttcttctt GGCCATCTTTGGTGCTGTCGTTTTTGGCGCAACCTCGTTCATTCTACCTCCCGACGGTGTGCCTATGGATGCAGCGGGTACAGTCGATTACGTTGGAGCCTATTTTGGAGTTGCCGGCTTAGTCTTATTTAACTTTGTCTGGAC ACAAGCTGCGGTAGTTGGCTGGGAAGAGCCCTATGTATATGCTCTTCTCATTGTGTCCGTCTTACACTTCGGAATCTTTGTGTTATGGGAAGGGAAATTCGCAAGAGAGCCAATCCTTCCACTTGGGATTTGGACCTCTCCGTCGTTCGGACCGATGGTATTGTCTGCGTTTATGTCGTTTATGGGGGTCGGTATCTTCCTCTACTATGTTCAGATTTGGAACATTGAGATCCGTCACTACTCCAACCTTCTTACTGCAGCGGCCAACTCAGCTTTTGCCATTGTCGGTACATGTGGTTGTTTCGTCAGTGCTATTGCCGTGCGCTATCTACCTGCCCAGGTAGTCATGGCTACTGGTGCAGTAGCTGCTGTAGTTGCTGGGGTCATTTTTGCTACTATGCCGGCGCAGCAGACATACTGGGCTGAATGCTTCCCCGCATTTATTATCATGGGATTCAGCCCCGACTTCATCTTTACAGCGACGCAGATTATCACCAGCAATAGCGTCCAGCGGAAACACCAGGGGATTGCTGGGTCTTTAATGGGGACCATTCAGATGTACGGCCTCAGCACTGGACTAGGATTCGCTGGGACAGTCGAGCGATATACAAACGATGGCGGTCGCGACCAAGTTGGGGGTATTCGCCATGCGCTGTATCTAACGATTG GATCAACGCGAAGGTTGGGAtaa
- a CDS encoding uncharacterized protein (EggNog:ENOG41~TransMembrane:9 (o25-46i58-81o87-109i121-141o153-171i191-213o225-249i256-275o281-306i)) has protein sequence MLVGACIYVLFHLTTGFMRTADTVIVMRALSGIGGGIMAPNLVAMLTITFPPGLMRNVWVGMFGAMGPVGAAGGTVFPGFFGQLTEWWWLFFFLAIFGAVVFGATSFILPPDGVPMDAAGTVDYVGAYFGVAGLVLFNFVWTQAAVVGWEEPYVYALLIVSVLHFGIFVLWEGKFAREPILPLGIWTSPSFGPMVLSAFMSFMGVGIFLYYVQIWNIEIRHYSNLLTAAANSAFAIVGTCGCFVSAIAVRYLPAQVVMATGAVAAVVAGVIFATMPAQQTYWAECFPAFIIMGFSPDFIFTATQIITSNSVQRKHQGIAGSLMGTIQMYGLSTGLGFAGTVERYTNDGGRDQVGGIRHALYLTIGMTAASALISLVLIRIPKDQREGWDKEEE, from the exons ATGCTTGTCGGTGCCTGTATATACGTTTTGTTTCATCTAACCACTGGATTTATGAGAACTGCCGACACTGTTATTGTTATGCGTGCTCTCAGCGGCATCGGTGGAGGAATCATGGCCCCCAACCTCGTGGCTATGCTCACCATCACTTTTCCCCCTGGCCTCATGCGTAATGTATGGGTTGGCATGTTTGGTGCCATGGGCCCGGTAGGTGCAGCTGGCGGAACCGTGTTCCCCGGCTTTTTCGGCCAATTAACGGAGTGGTGGTggctattcttcttctt GGCCATCTTTGGTGCTGTCGTTTTTGGCGCAACCTCGTTCATTCTACCTCCCGACGGTGTGCCTATGGATGCAGCGGGTACAGTCGATTACGTTGGAGCCTATTTTGGAGTTGCCGGCTTAGTCTTATTTAACTTTGTCTGGAC ACAAGCTGCGGTAGTTGGCTGGGAAGAGCCCTATGTATATGCTCTTCTCATTGTGTCCGTCTTACACTTCGGAATCTTTGTGTTATGGGAAGGGAAATTCGCAAGAGAGCCAATCCTTCCACTTGGGATTTGGACCTCTCCGTCGTTCGGACCGATGGTATTGTCTGCGTTTATGTCGTTTATGGGGGTCGGTATCTTCCTCTACTATGTTCAGATTTGGAACATTGAGATCCGTCACTACTCCAACCTTCTTACTGCAGCGGCCAACTCAGCTTTTGCCATTGTCGGTACATGTGGTTGTTTCGTCAGTGCTATTGCCGTGCGCTATCTACCTGCCCAGGTAGTCATGGCTACTGGTGCAGTAGCTGCTGTAGTTGCTGGGGTCATTTTTGCTACTATGCCGGCGCAGCAGACATACTGGGCTGAATGCTTCCCCGCATTTATTATCATGGGATTCAGCCCCGACTTCATCTTTACAGCGACGCAGATTATCACCAGCAATAGCGTCCAGCGGAAACACCAGGGGATTGCTGGGTCTTTAATGGGGACCATTCAGATGTACGGCCTCAGCACTGGACTAGGATTCGCTGGGACAGTCGAGCGATATACAAACGATGGCGGTCGCGACCAAGTTGGGGGTATTCGCCATGCGCTGTATCTAACGATTGGTATGACAGCTGCTTCTGCATTAATATCTCTCGTGTTAATTCGTATTCCGAAGGATCAACGCGAAGGTTGGGAtaaggaagaagaataa